The Akkermansia sp. RCC_12PD genome contains the following window.
ACGCCGCCATGGTGGTGGGCTCCTCCCTGGTCATCACGCTCTTCCTGGGCGGCTGGTCCATCGGCTTCGGCCTGGACGGCTGGCTGAACGAACACGTCGCCAACTGGGTGGCGGTGCTCTGCCAGCTGATTGCCTACGTGCTCAAGCTCCTCTTCTTCGCCTTCTTCTTCGTCTGGGTGCGCTGGACGCTGCCCCGCTTCCGCTATGACCAGGTGATGAAGCTCGGCTGGATGGTCTTCTTTGAACTGGCCGTCATCAACATCTTCATCACGGCCGCCATCCTGTACTTCGTCAAGTAAACCAACCCTTTATCCCGATACACAAATATTATGGCCTTCAAAACGATCAAGCGCCCGAAGATTTCCCTCGGAGAGCGGTTCTACTTGCAATCCATCCTGGGCGGTCTGTGGATCACCATCAAGCACCTGGCCCTGGCTCTGGCGGGCAAGTCCCGCAACAAAAAGGAACTGGCCGGCTCCGGAATCGGCGTCACCATGCAGTACCCGGAATTCCGCTGGGACAAGCACCTGCCTCCCTATTACCGCGGCTATCCCGTGCTGGTGAAGGGCGAGGACGGACGCGAACGCTGCGTCTCCTGCCAGCTCTGCGAATTCATCTGCCCCGCCCGCGCCATCACCATCACGCCCGGCGCCGTCAAGGAAGGCGACTGGGACAAGGTGGAAAAAGCCCCCAAGGAATTCGAGATCGACATGCTCCGCTGCATCTACTGCGGCATGTGCGAGGAAGCCTGCCCGGAACAAGCCATCTTCATGAGCCAGGACTACCTGCTCACCCCTACGGACCGGACGCAGTCCATCCACAACAAGGCCAGGCTTTACGAACTGGGCGGCACCCGCAAGGGGCTGGTCAACAAGTGGAACCAATACAAATAACACACCCCGAACTCTTCACTCCACATTCTGCACGTTATGAACATTTTTGCCAGTGACATACTCTTCTACGTCTTCGGGGCCCTGGCCGTGATCCTGTCCCTAATGGTCGTCTTCATGCGCAACCCCGTTTCCTCCGCCATGATGATGGCCCTCTCCTTCGGGGCGACGGCCGCCGTCATGATCGGTCTGGGCGCCCACTTCCTGGGCATTCTGCAAATCCTCGTGTACGCCGGGGCTATCATGGTTCTCTTCGCGTTCATCATCATGCTGCTGAACGTAAAGCTGGAAACCTCCCCCTTCCGGCGGCCCGTTTCCGTCGCCGTGGGCGTCATCATCGCAGGGCTGTTCCTCGGCCAGCTCATCGGCATCATCTACTCCCTGCCCGGCGCGAAGGATTGCGGCCGCTGTCCGATGGCCAGCGCGGAACAGGCCTGGAACGACTTGAAGATCGGACAAAACGAGGCTAACGAAGCTACGGAATGCAACGCTGGCGTGGCCTGCGGATTGCGCGCCTCGACTTCCGCTTTTACAAATGCTGAAATCGACCGCCTGATCAACAACGGCCAGCAACAAGGAAACGTGGAATCCGCCCAGGCTCCGGGAGCAGCCGCATCCGGCAAGCACGGCGTCAACGGCCTTCCTCTCGACAAAATCGCCATCTGCGGACAGAAGCAAAGGAACTATGCCTTTTCCGGAAACTCCATTGACTGTTTATTGTTGAGTTCATCTATCCAGGCCCCCCGGATCACCCTTCCTCCGCTTTCCCCCAAATGTTCCGCGCATCTTTATCCGGAAGGCACCACCATCCGGGCGGAGATCAACAACGGGGAATTCCCGGATACCGCCCTGCTGGGCCGCACCCTGTTTGACAAGTACAACCGCACGCTGGTCATCGCAGGGCTGGCCCTGCTGGTGGCCTCCATCGGGGTCGTGGTCCTGAGCCGCCGCCCCTCCGGCAAATAACGAACATCTCAACACAGCCAATCATCATGATACCTCTTACGCATTATCTGATCCTCTCCGGCATTCTGTTTGCCATCGGCCTGGTGGGGGTGATCGTCCGGCGCGACATCATCGTCATTTTCATGTGCCTGGAAATGATGCTCAGCGCGGCCAACCTTTCCCTGGTGGCCTTCTCCCGGGCCCAGGGCTCCATGGGACTGCCCAACTATGACGGCCAGTCCCTGTCCATCTTCGTCCTGACCATCGCCGCGGCGGAAGTGGCCATCGGCCTGGCCCTGATCGTTTCCCTGTACCGCGCGCGGCGCACGGCCAGCACCCAGGACCTTCATACGCTGAAAGACTAAGAGCAACCCGAACCTCACACGAACATGTTAGACATCGACATCCAATATACCTGGCTCCTGCTCTTTCTGCCCCTGGTCGTGGCGGCTTTCAACTGGTTTTTCCTGACAAAGCGCGCGAACGTGGCGGCCCTCACCTCCACCTTCTCCTGCCTGGTCACCTTCGTTCTTTCCCTGGCCCTGCTGGACAAGACCGGAACGGATGCCTTCACCTGGCTTTCCATTTCCAGCGTCTTCTCCATTGACCTCGGCTTTGTGCTGGACCCCCTCTCCACGCGCATGATGCTGGTGGTCACGGGCATCGGCCTGCTGGTGCATATCTTCTCCCTCGGATACATGGCGGACGACAAGGCCAAGGCCCGCTACTTCGCCTGCCTGAGTCTGTTCATGTTCTCCATGACGGGCATCGTCCTGGCCAGCAACATCGCCATGACCTTCATCTTCTGGGAGCTGGTGGGCCTTTCCTCCTACCTGCTCATCGGCCACTGGTACACCAGGTCCGCCGCCGCGGACGCCGCCAAGAAGGCCTTCATCTGCAACCGCGTGGGGGACTTCGGCTTCCTGATCGGCATCCTGACCCTCTGGGCGCTGACCAATACGCTCAATTTCAGCCTGATGGAAATGCCCGCCGGCATCAGTGAAACCCTGCTGAACATCACGGTGCTGTGCCTGTTCTGCGGCGCGGTGGGCAAGTCCGCCCAGTTCCCGCTGCACGTGTGGCTGCCGGACGCCATGGAAGGCCCCACCCCCGTTTCCGCCCTGATCCATGCCGCCACAATGGTCGCCGCCGGGGTGTACATGATGGTGCGCGTCCAGCTCTCCATCGGCGTGGAAGCGTTCCCCTCCCTCTCCTGCGACGTGATCGCCATCATCGGCGCTATCACGGCCATCATCGCCGCCTTCATGGCAACCCAGCAAAACGACATCAAGCGCGTGCTGGCCTATTCCACCCTGTCCCAGCTCGGGTACATGGTCATGGCCCTGGGCCTGCTGGCCGGGGAAGCGGCCATGTTCCACCTGTTCACCCACGCCTGGTTCAAGGCGCTGCTCTTCCTCGGCGCGGGCGCCATCATCTTCGCCTGCCACCATGAGCAGGACATCTGGAAGATGGGCGGCATCATGAAGCGCATGAAGCTGACCTCCCTGACCTTCATCATCGGCACCATGGCCCTGATCGCCATTCCGTTCACGTCCGGCTTCTTCTCCAAGGAAGCCATCCTGGAAGCCGCCTTGCACAAAAACCCGGTGTTCTTCTGGATCGGCGGCGGCGTGGCCCTGCTGACCACCTTCTACATGATGAGAGTCATCTTCGTGGTCTTCTTCGGCAGGGAACGCAGCCACAGCGCGGAACATGCGCGGGAAGTGGGCGGCGTCATGCTCATTCCCCTGCTGATCCTGGCCGTGCTCGCTGTCATCTCCGGCTACGGCTTCATCGCGGACAGGCTGGTTCCCTTCAACGGTTTTGCAGTAGCGGACTTCCACATGGAAATGCCCTTCTACGTATCCATGGGCGCCCTCGTCCTGGGCATTCTGCTGGCTGCCGTCTTTTATGCGGGCTCTCCGGCTTCCGACAAGCTCTCCGGCAACGCCGTCTCCCGCGCCCTCGCCAACCGGCTCTACATCGACTGGTTCTACGACAAGGTGCTCGTTAAAGGCGTGCAGGGCATTCTGGCCTCCATCATCGACTTCATCGACCAGTTCATCATTTCCGGCCTCATCGTGGGCGGCCTGGCCCGGCTGACCGCCGCCGTCGGCTCCCTGCTCCGCCGCCTGCAGTCCGGCAACATGGCCGCCTACACGGTTCTGTTCGGAGTCGGCCTGCTTCTGGTCATTTACTTCACCGTCTTCTATTCCTGCTAACCTCCCAACCAATCACACACCATGCTTATCTGGCTTGTTCTCATTCCTCTGATTGCCTCAGCCCTCATCGGTCTGTGCAAGGCGCCCGCGCGCCCGACGGCCCTGCTCAGCGCAACGCTGACGCTGGCCCTGGGCATCTGGGCCCTGGTTAGCTTTGACGACTGCGCTTCCTGCTGGTCCCGCTTCCAGGGGCTGGATCTTCAACTGACCCTGGCCCCCGCCATGGCCAAGGTGATGCTGCTGCTGACCATCCTGGTCACCTTCGCCACGGTTCTGGGCACCAATCCTCCCAAGGGAGGGGAAGCTTCCTGGTACAACTCCGCCCTGCTGATCTCCGCGGGCGCCACCGGCGCTTTCCTGTCCAACAACATTATTTCCTTCTTCGCCTTCCATGAACTGGCGCTGATCCCCACCTTCGTGATGATCGGCCTGTACGGCAGGGGGGACAAGCGCACCACCGCCTGGCGCGCCACCCTGTACCTGGGGCTGGCCTCCATGGTGCTGCTCGCGGCCCTGCTGATGATCGGAACGCAGGCCGGGTTCACCTTCTCCGGCCTCCAGGACTTCATCCAGAACGGACAGCCCCTGGAAAATGCGGAACTGATCGGCGCCCTGCTGATCGCCGGATTCGGCACCCTGATCTCCCTGTTCCCGTTCCATTCCTGGGCGGCACCCGCCTATGCCTCCGCCCCCGCCCCGGTGGCGATGATGCACGCGGGCGTTCTGAAAAAATTCGGCCTGTACGGCCTGTTCATGTTCCAGCCCCTGATGGAAGCGGGCTTCCTGCCCTGGACGAATATCCTGCTCGTCCTGCTGGTGTGCAACGTGATCTGGGTGGGCTACGTGACGGTGAACCAGAAGCGGCTGGACCTGCTGCTGGGCAACTCCTCCGTGATGCACATGGGCTACATCTTCCTGGCCTTCGCCGCCCTGATCGTATCAGGTTCCGCGGAAGCCAACCCCTGGGCCGTGAAAGGAGCGGCCCTGCTGATGCTGGCCCACGGCCTTTCCATCGCCCTGCTCTTCATGCTCTGCGGCCAGATTGAAAAGCAGACCGGCACGCTGGAAATCAATTCCCTGGGCGGCCTGGGAACCAGGCTGCCGCGCATGGCCTTCGTCTTCGGCCTGGCAGGCATGGCCTCCATCGGCCTCCCCGGCCTGGCGAACTTTCCGGGCGAGTTCATGGTCTTCTTCTCCGGTTTCTCCGGGTTCGAGAACGGCTTCGGCCCCGTGCAGTTCGCCACGATCCTCTGCCTGTGGGGCCTGGTCATCGGCGCCGTGTACATGCTGAGGGCCTACCGCAACATCTTCCAGGGCGACCTGTCCAAGGCCGCCGCCTACGCGACGGAACTGCTGCCCGCCGAACGCGCGGCCAATTACTTCCTGGTCATCACCCTGGTCGTCTTCGGCTTCCTGCCGGACCTGGTTCTCCAATTCTTCTCCTGATCATCCCCTGAATACAATCCAAGCTTAACCTGATCTTCTTTTACCCATGCAAGCGTACATTCCGGAATTCATCCTAGCCGGCCTGGCGATGATCCTGCTCCTGGCTGAAACCTTCTTCAAGAAGGCTCCCAAATTCGTCTTCGGCCTGATCGGGGCGGCGGGCGCCCTGGCGATGCTTCCCTTCTACATGGAAAGCCTCTACGCCAATACCTACATCATCCTGGCCCTGGTCGCCACGGCGATAACCCTGCTTCTTTCCGTGGACTTCCGCGCTGTCATCAACCTGTCTTCCAACGACTCCAAGACGCAGGACGGCACCGGGGAATTCTATATCCTGCCCCTGCTCGCCTGCGTGGGGATCACCTCCCTGTGCAAGGCCGCCAACCTGGTGGAACTCTTCGTTTCCCTGGAAGTGCTCACGCTGAGCTCCTTCATCATGGTGGGCTATTTCCGCCGGAACCTCGGCTCCACGGAAGCGGGCATCAAGTACCTGATTCTGGGAGCCGTCAGCACGGGCTTCCTCGTCTTCGGCCTAGCATGGTACTTCGGCATGACTGGCACCTTTGAATACAACCACGCCATCGTCATGGCCGCCCTTTCCGGACAGACGGCACCGGGCATGTTCTTCGCCCTGGCCCTGCTCCTGCTCGGCACTGCCTTCAAGATCGGCGCCGTTCCCATGCAACTGTGGATTCCGGACGTGTACCAGGGCGCACCCACCCCGGTGACGGCCTTCCTCTCCGTAGCGTCCAAGGTGGCGGGCTTCGCCCTGCTGAGCATCATCCTGGCGCCCTTCGCCGGCATTCCCGCCGTCCAGTTCGTCATCGCCCTGATGGCCGCGACCACGCTGCTGGTGGGTAACCTGGGAGCCATTCCCCAGACCAACCTGAAACGCCTGATGGGGTATTCCTCCATCGCGCAGGCCGGCTTCATCCTGCCCCTCTTCATCGGCACGTTGAAGGGGCAGCTGGCGCCCAACGCGCCCTTCTACCTGGCGGTGTATCTGGTCATGACCTTCGGGGCCTTCTTCGCCCTCGCCATGATCCGCACCCAGCGCGGCAGCGAGGAAATCTCCGCCTTCCGCGGCCTGGGCAAAACCAATCCCCGCCTGGCCCTCGCCATCACGATCATGTTCGCCTCCCTGGCAGGCGTTCCGCTGACGGCCGGCTTCTTCGCCAAAATGATCTCCTTCGTCCACGTCATCAACACGGGCCTGTACCTGAACTGGATGCTGCCCATCATGATCATCTGCGCCGCCGCAGGTTTCTACTATTACTTCAAGGTTATCCGCTCCATGTACTGGGACAAGCCGGAAGAAGGCATGGAAGCCGTGCAGGTGCCCGTCATCTCCGGCGTGATGCTGGCGGCCTTCTCCGTCTTCATCGTGATCGGCGGCCTGATGCCCCTGTTCATCAACCCGATCCGTTAAAAAAACTTCCTTCCGTTCATCATCCTGTGAAGGCCGCTTCCGCATCCTGCGGGGCGGCCTTCCCTTTCTTCCTCCGCCGGGAACGCCGCAACCTTTTGAAATGGCTGGAAGGAATGGAGCGGAAACGAATGAAATGTTTGACGGCTTTCCAGTCATAAAATTTTCATTGCCGGAAAAACCCGCGTCTTCTCCATCTTCAGACGGCGCACCATGCCGGAAAAACCCTGAAAAAACGGAAAGACGTGAGAGATTGAATAAAACGAAAACGTAATTAGTCCGTACTAACCATGCACCGCGGAGCGCCCGAACGGACGTGCCCGGAGCAAACCGTCAACACCAATCATTCCCATGCGTCTTTTTTCCGCAACAGCCGTCGTCTGCGCCTCCCTGCTTGCCGCAGTATCATTCGTCCACGCCCAGTCTCCTGAAGTCCTGGCGAAGCGGCAGTGCCGCTCCGTGCATATCAGGCAGGACGGCCATCCGGCCCAGGCGGCCGCCCTGTACAACGAGGTGAAGGCCCGTACCTCCGTTCCCGGCACTTATTTCTGCGCCATGAACTTTGACGACGGCTACATTGGCTTCCAGGAACAGTCCAACGGCAGGAAAGTGATTATTTTTTCCATCTGGGACCCGGTTCCCCACGGAGACAACCCCAACAGCGTCCCGGAAAAAGAACGCACCAAGCTGCTGAAGCTGGGAGAAAACGCCAGGGCCGGACGCTTCGGCGGCGAGGGGACGGGCGGCCAGAGCTTTGTAGATTATCCCTGGGAAGTGGGGGAAAACATGCGCTTTCTCGTCTGCATCAAAAAAATGGGGGCGTTCAAGGAAATCAGCGGCTTTTATTTCAACAACAAGACCAACTCCTGGGACCTCATTTCCAAGTGGAAAACCCATTCCTCCAAGAAGGAACTTTCCTACTCCGTAGGGTTTGTGGAGGATTTCATGCGCAATTTTGAATCCGCCAAGAAAGCGCGCGGCGCGTTCTTCGGTCCCGGCTTTGCGTACAAGGACGGCAAATGGTTCCCCAGCACCGGCGTTACCTTTACGGGCGACCCCACCCCCTCCACCAACGTCATGGCGGAAATCCAGCCGAACGGTTCCGTCCTTCTCCAGACGGGCGGAGAAACGGTGATGACGGATTTCAAACTGTTTGAAAGCCGTCCCCTGCCGCAGGATATAAAACTTGCACCGCCCGGTGAAGACGTCACCCGGCTCGTGCAGGAGCACACAAAATAATTATGTCCCTTACCGGCTGGCTTACCATGATTTTTTCCATCAGCGGCGTTCTGATCGCCGCTGTATGGGCTTATTATAAAGTGCTCTCCACTCCCCGGGAGACGGAACATCTGCTCAGTCCCACCCCTCCCCTGCCGGAAGACCCGGACCAGTAAACCAGCCAATACGGGAATCAAGAAACAGATCATTTCCAAATGCTCGGCGCTCCATGCGCGGAGATTCGCAAAAGAGGGCTTTTCACATATGTGAGACGCCCTCTTCTTCTAACGGGAAAAAAGGCAGCTTTACCCGTCTGAAGGAGGCAGGATGAAGCCCAGGCGATCAATGCCGTATCTGGCGCATTCCTGCCACAGGGATTTTTCCAGGGCTTCCGCGGTATGGCGGCGCTCTTCCTCGGACATGTTTTCAAAGTATTCCGGCCCCAGGTGTTCGCTGATGGCCTTGTCCGCCATGCGCGTCACCAGGTCTGCCCAGAAAATGTTGTCCCGGTATTCGTCCAGGCAGTCCTGGTAAAAGGCGTTTTCCTCATATTCCCGAGTGAAGGCATAGGCACCCAGATCCTCCGCGTAAGCAATGCAGCCTTTCAGCCTGGGTGTTTCCGACAAGTTCTCCATCAGGCGGGAGATGAGCTTTCCCCACGCCACCAGGCTTCCCTCCGCACCATCCTGCTGGTTGGCGGCGGCTACGGCGGCGGCGGTAGAAAGCATTTCCGCCAGATGCCGCGCCTCTTCGTCGGATAATTTCAGAGTCACCGGCATGGGGTCAAATCAGTCCGAGTTTCATTTTCCCTTCCTCGCTCACCATTTCCTGGTTCCAGGGGGGATCCCAGACCATGTCCACATCCGCGGCTTCCACGCCTTCCAGGGCTTCAATGCGGTCCTTGGCCTCCATCACCAGATGGGGGCCCATGCCGCAGCCGGGGGCAGTGAGGGTCATTTTCACGGCCACGTGATGCAGGCCGTTTTCCAATTCCGTCACGGTTACATCGTAAATCAGGCCCAGGTCCAC
Protein-coding sequences here:
- a CDS encoding DUF3472 domain-containing protein; amino-acid sequence: MRLFSATAVVCASLLAAVSFVHAQSPEVLAKRQCRSVHIRQDGHPAQAAALYNEVKARTSVPGTYFCAMNFDDGYIGFQEQSNGRKVIIFSIWDPVPHGDNPNSVPEKERTKLLKLGENARAGRFGGEGTGGQSFVDYPWEVGENMRFLVCIKKMGAFKEISGFYFNNKTNSWDLISKWKTHSSKKELSYSVGFVEDFMRNFESAKKARGAFFGPGFAYKDGKWFPSTGVTFTGDPTPSTNVMAEIQPNGSVLLQTGGETVMTDFKLFESRPLPQDIKLAPPGEDVTRLVQEHTK
- the nuoL gene encoding NADH-quinone oxidoreductase subunit L gives rise to the protein MLDIDIQYTWLLLFLPLVVAAFNWFFLTKRANVAALTSTFSCLVTFVLSLALLDKTGTDAFTWLSISSVFSIDLGFVLDPLSTRMMLVVTGIGLLVHIFSLGYMADDKAKARYFACLSLFMFSMTGIVLASNIAMTFIFWELVGLSSYLLIGHWYTRSAAADAAKKAFICNRVGDFGFLIGILTLWALTNTLNFSLMEMPAGISETLLNITVLCLFCGAVGKSAQFPLHVWLPDAMEGPTPVSALIHAATMVAAGVYMMVRVQLSIGVEAFPSLSCDVIAIIGAITAIIAAFMATQQNDIKRVLAYSTLSQLGYMVMALGLLAGEAAMFHLFTHAWFKALLFLGAGAIIFACHHEQDIWKMGGIMKRMKLTSLTFIIGTMALIAIPFTSGFFSKEAILEAALHKNPVFFWIGGGVALLTTFYMMRVIFVVFFGRERSHSAEHAREVGGVMLIPLLILAVLAVISGYGFIADRLVPFNGFAVADFHMEMPFYVSMGALVLGILLAAVFYAGSPASDKLSGNAVSRALANRLYIDWFYDKVLVKGVQGILASIIDFIDQFIISGLIVGGLARLTAAVGSLLRRLQSGNMAAYTVLFGVGLLLVIYFTVFYSC
- a CDS encoding NADH-quinone oxidoreductase subunit M, coding for MLIWLVLIPLIASALIGLCKAPARPTALLSATLTLALGIWALVSFDDCASCWSRFQGLDLQLTLAPAMAKVMLLLTILVTFATVLGTNPPKGGEASWYNSALLISAGATGAFLSNNIISFFAFHELALIPTFVMIGLYGRGDKRTTAWRATLYLGLASMVLLAALLMIGTQAGFTFSGLQDFIQNGQPLENAELIGALLIAGFGTLISLFPFHSWAAPAYASAPAPVAMMHAGVLKKFGLYGLFMFQPLMEAGFLPWTNILLVLLVCNVIWVGYVTVNQKRLDLLLGNSSVMHMGYIFLAFAALIVSGSAEANPWAVKGAALLMLAHGLSIALLFMLCGQIEKQTGTLEINSLGGLGTRLPRMAFVFGLAGMASIGLPGLANFPGEFMVFFSGFSGFENGFGPVQFATILCLWGLVIGAVYMLRAYRNIFQGDLSKAAAYATELLPAERAANYFLVITLVVFGFLPDLVLQFFS
- a CDS encoding NADH-quinone oxidoreductase subunit I, which produces MAFKTIKRPKISLGERFYLQSILGGLWITIKHLALALAGKSRNKKELAGSGIGVTMQYPEFRWDKHLPPYYRGYPVLVKGEDGRERCVSCQLCEFICPARAITITPGAVKEGDWDKVEKAPKEFEIDMLRCIYCGMCEEACPEQAIFMSQDYLLTPTDRTQSIHNKARLYELGGTRKGLVNKWNQYK
- a CDS encoding NADH-quinone oxidoreductase subunit J, whose translation is MNIFASDILFYVFGALAVILSLMVVFMRNPVSSAMMMALSFGATAAVMIGLGAHFLGILQILVYAGAIMVLFAFIIMLLNVKLETSPFRRPVSVAVGVIIAGLFLGQLIGIIYSLPGAKDCGRCPMASAEQAWNDLKIGQNEANEATECNAGVACGLRASTSAFTNAEIDRLINNGQQQGNVESAQAPGAAASGKHGVNGLPLDKIAICGQKQRNYAFSGNSIDCLLLSSSIQAPRITLPPLSPKCSAHLYPEGTTIRAEINNGEFPDTALLGRTLFDKYNRTLVIAGLALLVASIGVVVLSRRPSGK
- a CDS encoding NADH-quinone oxidoreductase subunit N — translated: MQAYIPEFILAGLAMILLLAETFFKKAPKFVFGLIGAAGALAMLPFYMESLYANTYIILALVATAITLLLSVDFRAVINLSSNDSKTQDGTGEFYILPLLACVGITSLCKAANLVELFVSLEVLTLSSFIMVGYFRRNLGSTEAGIKYLILGAVSTGFLVFGLAWYFGMTGTFEYNHAIVMAALSGQTAPGMFFALALLLLGTAFKIGAVPMQLWIPDVYQGAPTPVTAFLSVASKVAGFALLSIILAPFAGIPAVQFVIALMAATTLLVGNLGAIPQTNLKRLMGYSSIAQAGFILPLFIGTLKGQLAPNAPFYLAVYLVMTFGAFFALAMIRTQRGSEEISAFRGLGKTNPRLALAITIMFASLAGVPLTAGFFAKMISFVHVINTGLYLNWMLPIMIICAAAGFYYYFKVIRSMYWDKPEEGMEAVQVPVISGVMLAAFSVFIVIGGLMPLFINPIR
- the nuoK gene encoding NADH-quinone oxidoreductase subunit NuoK; its protein translation is MIPLTHYLILSGILFAIGLVGVIVRRDIIVIFMCLEMMLSAANLSLVAFSRAQGSMGLPNYDGQSLSIFVLTIAAAEVAIGLALIVSLYRARRTASTQDLHTLKD